The Mauremys mutica isolate MM-2020 ecotype Southern chromosome 1, ASM2049712v1, whole genome shotgun sequence genome has a segment encoding these proteins:
- the LOC123358864 gene encoding 2-oxoglutarate receptor 1-like — MAMNTTEDLANLTSLQSHADAFTNCTDVDVLLKNVYLPLMYSIIFLVGFPGNIIAISVYSFKMRPWKSSTIIMLNLVFTDLLYLTSLPFLIHYYANGEHWVFGDFMCKFIRFGFHFNLYSSILFLTCFSIFRYFVIVHPMKFFSIQKRRWAVVACAAVWVISLGAVSPVNFLITSREDQNKSICLDLTSSENLDTIRWYNWLLSGLAFYLPLVVVTLCYTVIIYTLARGPHTHASYKQKARRLAILLLVVFYVCFLPFHVFRGVRIELRLQPVSCHIENQIHAAYIASRPLAALNTCGNLLLYVVMGDNFQQAILSLSRCKLNNYAQHTGSNSDVNK; from the coding sequence ATGGCCATGAATACAACTGAAGACTTAGCCAACTTAACTTCATTGCAAAGCCATGCAGATGCTTTCACAAACTGTACCGATGTAGATGTCCTTCTGAAGAATGTCTATCTCCCTCTTATGTACAGCATAATCTTTTTGGTGGGCTTCCCAGGGAATATTATTGCAATTTCTGTATACAGTTTCAAGATGAGGCCCTGGAAGAGCAGCACCATCATTATGTTGAACTTGGTATTCACAGACCTACTGTACTTAACAAGCCTTCCTTTCCTGATACATTACTATGCCAATGGAGAGCACTGGGTCTTCGGAGACTTCATGTGTAAATTTATCCGTTTTGGCTTCCACTTCAACTTGTacagcagcatcctcttcctCACTTGCTTCAGCATCTTTCGCTACTTCGTGATTGTCCATCCGATGAAGTTCTTCTCTATTCAGAAAAGGAGATGGGCAGTGGTGGCTTGTGCTGCAGTTTGGGTGATTTCCCTGGGGGCTGTCAGTCCTGTCAACTTTTTAATCACCTCAAGAGAGGACCAAAACAAATCCATTTGCCTGGACCTCACTAGTTCTGAAAACTTGGACACTATTAGGTGGTATAACTGGCTTCTGTCTGGGTTAGCCTTCTACCTGCCATTAGTGGTTGTGACTCTGTGTTACACTGTCATTATTTACACTTTGGCTAGAGGGCCTCATACTCATGCTAGTTACAAGCAGAAGGCTCGCAGACTTGCCATTCTGCTCTTGGTGGTCTTTTATGTGTGTTTCCTACCCTTTCATGTCTTTAGGGGTGTTCGGATAGAATTACGACTTCAACCAGTTAGCTGCCACATTGAAAACCAAATCCATGCTGCTTACATTGCCTCTAGACCATTAGCTGCACTAAACACGTGTGGTAACCTATTACTTTATGTTGTGATGGGAGACAACTTCCAGCAggccatcctttctctttcaAGATGCAAGTTAAACAACTATGCGCAGCACACCGGGAGCAACAGTGATGTGAATAAGTAA